In one Buteo buteo chromosome 10, bButBut1.hap1.1, whole genome shotgun sequence genomic region, the following are encoded:
- the CTH gene encoding cystathionine gamma-lyase, producing MERGRARGFLPPFPHFATQAIHAGQEPEQWRSGAVVPPVSLSTTFKQQAPGEHAGYEYSRSGNPTRNCLEKAVAELDGAKYCLAYASGLAATLNITHLLKAGDTIICMDDVYGGTNRYFRKVAMKMGLNVSFVDCTKIECLEAAITPETKLVWIETPTNPTLKVIDIQACADVVHKHKDVLLVVDNTFMSAYFQRPLSLGADICMYSATKYMNGHSDVVMGLVSVNCDDLYERLKFLQNSLGAVPSPFDCYLCNRGLKTLQVRMKQHFHNALAVARFLESDSRVEKVIFPGLPSHPQHELIKRQCTGCPGMITFYIKGNLKHAATFLKNLKVFTLAESLGGYESLAEHPAIMTHSSVPKEDREALGISDTLIRLSVGLEDEEDLLEDLDQALKAAFEDHKA from the exons ATGGAGCGCGGCCGGGCGCGGGGCTTCTTGCCGCCCTTCCCGCACTTCGCCACGCAGGCCATCCACGCCGGGCAGGAACCCGAGCAGTGGCGTTCGGGCGCCGTGGTACCGCCCGTCTCCCTCTCCACCACCTTCAAGCAGCAGGCCCCCGGGGAACACGCG GGTTATGAATACAGCCGGAGTGGAAACCCTACCCGGAATTGCCTAGagaaggctgtggcagagctaGATGGAGCTAAATACT GTTTGGCTTATGCTTCTGGCTTAGCTGCTACTTTGAATATTACTCACCTGTTAAAGGCAGGGGATACTATTATCTGCATGGATGATGTCTATGGAG gCACAAACAGATACTTCAGGAAAGTAGCCATGAAAATGGGTTTGAATGTATCTTTTGTTGACTGCACAAAAATTGAATGCCTGGAAGCTGCAATTACACCAGAGACCAAG CTCGTTTGGATTGAAACACCCACAAATCCCACATTGAAGGTCATTGACATTCAGGCCTGTGCAGATGTAGTACATAAGCATAAAGATGTTCTTCTAGTAGTAGACAACACCTTTATGTCTGCGTATTTCCAG cgTCCTTTATCTCTGGGGGCTGATATTTGTATGTATTCTGCAACCAAATACATGAACG GGCATAGTGATGTTGTAATGGGACTTGTTTCGGTAAACTGTGATGATCTCTACGAAAGGCTCAAATTCTTACAAAACT CTCTTGGAGCTGTTCCATCTCCCTTTGACTGTTACCTGTGCAATCGTGGTTTGAAGACACTGCAAGTCCGGATGAAACAACATTTCCACAACGCATTAGCTGTTGCTCGATTTCTTGAGTCAGATTCCCGGGTGGAGAAAGTAATTTTCCCAG GCTTGCCTTCACACCCTCAGCATGAGTTGATCAAGCGGCAGTGCACTGGCTGTCCTGGGATGATAACCTTTTACATTAAAGGAAATCTCAAACATGCTGCTACCTTTCTCAAGAATTTAAAG GTTTTTACGCTGGCTGAGAGTCTGGGCGGATATGAAAGCCTAGCAGAGCATCC ggCCATCATGACTCACTCTTCAGTGCCTAAAGAAGATAGGGAAGCTCTTGGAATCAGTGATACATTAATTCGCCTGTCAGTTGGTTTGGAAGATGAAGAAGATTTACTGGAAGACCTAGATCAAGCTCTGAAAGCTGCG TTTGAAGACCATAAGGCTTGA